A window from Luteibacter flocculans encodes these proteins:
- a CDS encoding pirin family protein, with protein MIDVRHFDSLGGANHGWLDAKHHFSFASYHDPKRMGWGALRVWNDDTIAPGTGFPPHPHADMEIITYVREGAITHEDSLGNKGRTEAGDVQVMSAGTGIRHAEYNAEPGTTRIFQIWIIPDGERKAPSWGTRPFPKGERSGRFVTLASGVEGDGDALPIRTDARVLGASVKAGETVEYTLAPGRYAYLVPATGHVEVNGVALNARDGAAIRDEATLRITASEDAELVLVDTVA; from the coding sequence ATGATCGACGTCCGCCATTTCGACAGCCTGGGCGGTGCCAACCACGGTTGGCTCGACGCGAAGCATCATTTCTCGTTCGCCTCGTATCACGATCCGAAGCGCATGGGCTGGGGCGCCCTGCGGGTGTGGAACGACGACACCATCGCTCCGGGCACCGGTTTCCCGCCGCACCCGCATGCGGACATGGAGATCATCACCTACGTTCGTGAAGGCGCGATCACCCATGAGGACAGCCTTGGCAACAAGGGTCGTACCGAAGCGGGCGACGTGCAGGTGATGAGCGCCGGCACCGGCATCCGCCATGCCGAGTACAACGCCGAGCCGGGCACCACGCGCATCTTCCAGATCTGGATCATTCCGGATGGTGAACGCAAGGCGCCGTCGTGGGGCACGCGCCCGTTCCCGAAGGGTGAGCGTTCGGGTCGCTTCGTGACGCTGGCCAGCGGCGTGGAAGGCGACGGCGACGCATTGCCGATCCGCACCGACGCTCGCGTGCTGGGCGCCAGCGTCAAGGCCGGCGAAACCGTGGAATACACGCTCGCCCCGGGTCGCTATGCGTATCTCGTGCCGGCCACCGGCCACGTGGAAGTCAACGGCGTGGCACTGAACGCCCGGGACGGCGCCGCGATCCGCGACGAAGCCACGCTGCGCATCACGGCCAGCGAGGACGCGGAGCTGGTGCTGGTCGACACCGTCGCCTGA